A stretch of Cupriavidus necator DNA encodes these proteins:
- a CDS encoding response regulator — protein MQQKPSSPGRATQILIVDDHPIIREGLSQMLNLHEDLHVCCAAGSAEEALALMACQPDVAVVDLSLHSNSGLDLVRMLRQHYPRLAILVLSMHDETLFAERALRAGANGYLMKLEATEHIVNAIREVLAGNVYLSAAMHDKLARALKAPQRSRAGSIASLSEREFEVLHLIGLGFSTRQIAGKLNRSVKTIEAHQANIKEKLDIPNGKELMRFAIQWIESQ, from the coding sequence ATGCAACAGAAGCCATCTAGCCCGGGCCGCGCAACCCAGATCCTGATCGTGGATGACCACCCCATCATCCGCGAGGGGTTAAGCCAAATGCTGAATCTGCATGAGGACCTGCACGTCTGCTGTGCGGCCGGCAGTGCCGAAGAGGCTCTGGCGTTGATGGCCTGCCAGCCTGACGTGGCCGTTGTCGACCTCAGCCTGCACTCGAACTCCGGCCTGGATCTTGTCAGGATGCTGCGGCAACACTATCCAAGGCTGGCAATCCTTGTCCTCAGCATGCATGACGAAACGCTGTTTGCCGAACGCGCACTGCGCGCAGGCGCCAACGGGTATCTGATGAAACTCGAGGCCACGGAGCATATTGTGAATGCCATCCGCGAGGTGCTGGCAGGCAATGTCTACCTGAGCGCCGCCATGCATGACAAGCTGGCGCGGGCCCTGAAGGCTCCTCAAAGAAGCCGCGCGGGCTCGATCGCAAGCTTGTCGGAACGGGAGTTCGAAGTCCTGCACCTGATCGGGCTTGGCTTCAGCACCCGCCAGATCGCCGGGAAACTGAATCGCAGCGTCAAGACCATCGAGGCGCATCAGGCCAACATCAAGGAAAAGCTGGACATCCCCAACGGCAAGGAGTTGATGCGCTTCGCGATTCAGTGGATCGAGAGCCAATAG
- a CDS encoding LysR family transcriptional regulator translates to MALSSGIQPSELGFFTSVATAGSLSAAARDLGITTAAVSKRLAQMEARIGMPLVTRTTRRMSLTPEGEVYLEHARRILSEIDDLDQILTRSKGRPSGLLRVNATLGFGRMHVAPVISEYVATYPEVDVQLQLSADPPPLTEDAFDVCVRFGQPPDARIVARKLAPNRRLLCASPKYLRSHGTPHTPADLRQHNCIGIRQGSDAYGVWRLTSGKGTKARTESVHVRGNLTTNDGEIAVNWALQGHGILMRAEWDIERFLRSGRLVQVLPQYATPEADIYAVYQQRHQLSSRIRLFVEFLAARFSEFGK, encoded by the coding sequence ATGGCGCTATCGTCCGGCATCCAACCGTCAGAACTGGGATTCTTCACGTCGGTGGCCACGGCAGGCAGCCTGAGCGCGGCCGCGCGCGACCTTGGGATCACTACCGCCGCGGTCAGCAAGCGGCTGGCGCAGATGGAAGCGCGCATCGGCATGCCGCTGGTGACGCGCACCACGCGGCGCATGAGCCTGACGCCGGAGGGCGAGGTCTACCTGGAGCACGCGCGGCGCATCCTCAGCGAGATCGACGACCTGGACCAGATCCTGACCCGCTCAAAGGGCCGGCCGAGCGGCCTGCTGCGGGTCAATGCCACGCTGGGGTTCGGGCGCATGCATGTGGCGCCGGTGATTTCCGAGTATGTCGCCACCTACCCCGAGGTCGATGTCCAGCTCCAGCTGTCCGCCGACCCGCCGCCGCTGACCGAAGATGCCTTCGACGTCTGCGTCCGCTTCGGCCAGCCGCCCGACGCCCGCATCGTGGCCCGGAAGCTGGCGCCGAACCGGCGCCTGCTGTGCGCCTCGCCCAAGTACCTGCGCAGCCACGGCACCCCGCACACGCCCGCCGACCTGCGCCAGCACAACTGCATCGGCATCCGCCAGGGCAGCGACGCCTATGGCGTGTGGCGCCTGACCTCAGGCAAAGGGACCAAGGCGCGGACCGAATCGGTCCATGTGCGCGGCAACCTCACCACCAATGACGGCGAGATCGCGGTCAACTGGGCGCTGCAAGGCCACGGCATCCTGATGCGCGCCGAGTGGGACATCGAGCGGTTCCTGCGCAGTGGCCGCCTGGTGCAGGTACTGCCGCAATACGCGACGCCCGAGGCGGACATCTATGCCGTCTACCAGCAGCGGCACCAGCTGTCGTCCCGGATCCGGCTGTTCGTGGAATTCCTGGCGGCCAGGTTCAGTGAGTTTGGGAAGTAA
- a CDS encoding tartrate dehydrogenase — MKTYRIATIPGDGIGKEVVPAGREVMEALAAAGADFRFEFEDFDWGGDYYRQHGVMMPADGLDALRDKDAILFGSAGDPHIPDHITLWGLRLKICQGFDQYANVRPTRILPGIDAPLKRCAAEDLNWVIVRENSEGEYSGVGGRVHQGHPIEAATDVSMMTRVGVERILRFAFKLAQSRPRKLLTVITKSNAQRHAMVMWDEVAVQVARDFPDVTWDKELVDAATARMVNRPASLDTIVATNLHADILSDLAAALAGSLGIAPTGNIDPERRYPSMFEPIHGSAFDIMGKGLANPVGTFWSVVMLLEHLGENEAAQRVMQAVEAVTANPALHTGDLGGKATTAEVTRAVCDLLAAGQQAKAA; from the coding sequence ATGAAGACGTACCGCATTGCAACGATCCCCGGCGATGGCATTGGCAAGGAGGTGGTGCCGGCCGGCCGTGAAGTGATGGAGGCGCTGGCGGCTGCCGGTGCTGACTTCCGCTTTGAGTTCGAAGACTTCGACTGGGGTGGCGACTACTATCGCCAGCACGGCGTGATGATGCCCGCCGACGGCCTGGATGCGCTGCGCGACAAGGATGCCATCCTGTTCGGCTCCGCCGGCGACCCGCATATTCCCGATCACATCACGCTCTGGGGCCTGCGCCTGAAGATCTGCCAGGGCTTCGACCAGTACGCCAACGTGCGCCCGACGCGCATCCTGCCCGGCATCGATGCGCCGCTCAAGCGCTGCGCCGCGGAAGACCTGAACTGGGTGATCGTGCGCGAGAACTCGGAAGGCGAGTATTCGGGCGTGGGCGGCCGCGTGCACCAGGGCCACCCGATCGAGGCGGCCACCGACGTCAGCATGATGACCCGCGTAGGGGTGGAGCGCATCCTGCGCTTTGCCTTCAAGCTGGCCCAGTCGCGTCCGCGCAAGCTGCTGACGGTGATCACCAAATCCAACGCGCAGCGTCACGCCATGGTGATGTGGGATGAGGTGGCCGTGCAGGTAGCCAGGGACTTCCCGGACGTTACCTGGGACAAGGAACTCGTCGATGCGGCCACGGCGCGCATGGTGAACCGTCCGGCCTCGCTGGACACCATCGTCGCCACCAACCTGCATGCCGACATCCTGAGCGACCTGGCGGCGGCGCTGGCTGGCAGCCTGGGCATCGCCCCGACCGGCAATATCGATCCGGAGCGCCGCTACCCGTCGATGTTCGAGCCCATCCACGGCTCGGCCTTCGACATCATGGGCAAGGGCCTGGCCAACCCGGTCGGCACCTTCTGGTCGGTGGTCATGCTGCTGGAACACCTGGGCGAAAACGAGGCGGCGCAGCGCGTGATGCAGGCCGTCGAAGCCGTCACCGCCAACCCCGCGCTGCACACCGGCGACCTGGGCGGCAAGGCGACTACCGCTGAAGTGACCAGGGCGGTGTGCGACCTGCTTGCCGCTGGCCAGCAAGCGAAGGCCGCCTGA
- a CDS encoding glycerate kinase encodes MFDAAVAAGQPARTLARHLPPPPRGRTVVIGAGKASAAMASALEAAWPGPLEGLVVTRYGYAVPCSRIEIVEAAHPVPDDAGLAASQRMLAMVAGLAEDDLVICLVSGGGSSLLPLPLAGITLDDKQRVNRALLKSGATISEMNCVRRHLSAIKGGRLAAACYPARVLNLLVSDVPGDDPIDIASGPTVPDPTTRADALAIVKQYAIDLPPNVMAVLASDAAETLKSGAPRLPRIRTEFIATPRLALEAAAQVGRDAGFAVHVLGDAIEGEARDVGKVMGGIALAAARHGQLFAAPCVLLSGGETTVTVRGAGRGGRNVELLLSLSLTLRGEPGIHAIAGDTDGVDGQEEIAGAVIGPDTLERAWRAGLRPQDALAANDGHGFFEALGDAVITGPTLTNVNDFRAILLTRASGACGALP; translated from the coding sequence ATGTTCGATGCGGCGGTCGCAGCCGGCCAGCCGGCCAGGACCCTGGCGCGGCACCTGCCGCCGCCGCCGCGCGGACGCACCGTCGTCATTGGCGCGGGCAAGGCCTCGGCGGCGATGGCGAGCGCGCTGGAAGCGGCATGGCCCGGGCCGCTTGAAGGCCTGGTGGTTACCCGCTACGGCTATGCGGTGCCGTGCTCGCGCATCGAGATCGTGGAGGCCGCTCACCCCGTGCCGGACGATGCCGGGCTGGCCGCTTCGCAGCGCATGCTGGCGATGGTGGCGGGCCTGGCCGAGGACGACCTGGTGATCTGCCTGGTCTCCGGCGGCGGATCGTCGCTGCTGCCGCTGCCGCTTGCCGGCATTACGCTCGACGACAAGCAGCGCGTCAATCGCGCGCTGCTGAAGTCCGGCGCCACGATTTCGGAGATGAATTGCGTGCGCCGGCACCTGTCCGCCATCAAGGGCGGCCGGCTGGCAGCCGCATGCTATCCGGCGCGCGTGCTGAACCTGCTGGTTTCCGATGTGCCGGGCGATGACCCCATCGATATCGCCTCTGGCCCGACCGTGCCTGACCCGACCACGCGCGCCGATGCGCTGGCCATCGTCAAGCAGTATGCGATCGACCTTCCGCCCAATGTGATGGCAGTGCTGGCGTCCGACGCGGCCGAGACGCTCAAGTCCGGCGCCCCGCGCCTGCCGCGCATCCGCACCGAGTTCATCGCCACGCCCCGGCTGGCGCTGGAAGCGGCGGCGCAGGTGGGCCGCGACGCAGGCTTCGCCGTGCACGTGCTGGGCGACGCCATCGAAGGTGAGGCCCGCGATGTCGGCAAGGTCATGGGCGGTATCGCGCTGGCAGCCGCCAGGCATGGCCAGCTGTTTGCGGCACCGTGCGTGCTGCTGTCCGGCGGCGAGACCACGGTCACAGTGCGGGGCGCGGGCAGGGGCGGCAGGAACGTGGAGTTACTGCTGTCGCTGTCGCTGACGCTGCGCGGCGAACCCGGCATTCATGCGATTGCGGGCGACACCGACGGCGTCGACGGCCAGGAAGAGATCGCGGGTGCCGTGATCGGCCCCGACACGCTGGAACGTGCCTGGCGCGCCGGACTGCGTCCGCAGGATGCGCTGGCCGCCAACGACGGCCATGGATTTTTCGAGGCGCTGGGGGATGCCGTCATCACCGGCCCCACGCTGACCAACGTCAACGACTTTCGCGCGATCTTGCTGACGCGCGCCTCTGGAGCCTGCGGTGCTCTGCCATGA
- a CDS encoding tripartite tricarboxylate transporter substrate binding protein, with amino-acid sequence MRGTELVRRISGVAVLAAGFILSGTCLAQEWPAKPITVVVPFPSGGTTDVLARALGDQLSKSLGQPVIVENRPGAGATVGADYVAKGKPDGYTLLMGAVHHTIASSVYKKLPYSFQKDLAPIATVAMVPNVLVINAAKTPAKDVSELVALAKKAAPEFAYGSNGNGTAQHLIGTQFQAATGAPLLHVPYKGSGPLTTDLLGGQVTMSFDTLTPVLQHIKSGKLRALAVTTARRSSVLPDVPTLEEAGLKGFDIGTWFGVLAPAATPAPIVTRLNAEIVKIVKSPDFQQRMVAVGAEPMASTPQEFAKRIQDETVKFARLVKDGKVTIE; translated from the coding sequence ATGCGTGGTACTGAACTCGTGCGTCGTATTTCCGGCGTGGCCGTGCTGGCAGCCGGCTTTATCCTCAGCGGCACTTGCCTGGCACAGGAATGGCCGGCCAAGCCGATCACCGTGGTGGTGCCGTTCCCGTCGGGCGGGACTACCGACGTGCTGGCCCGCGCGCTGGGCGACCAGTTGTCGAAGAGCCTGGGCCAGCCCGTGATCGTCGAGAACCGGCCCGGCGCCGGCGCCACCGTGGGCGCGGACTACGTCGCCAAGGGCAAGCCGGACGGCTACACCCTGCTGATGGGCGCGGTCCACCATACGATTGCCAGCAGCGTCTACAAGAAGCTGCCCTACAGCTTCCAGAAGGACCTGGCACCCATTGCCACGGTCGCCATGGTGCCCAACGTGCTGGTCATCAATGCCGCCAAGACGCCGGCGAAGGACGTCAGCGAACTGGTGGCCCTGGCGAAGAAGGCAGCGCCGGAGTTTGCCTATGGCTCCAATGGCAACGGCACCGCGCAGCACCTGATCGGCACCCAGTTCCAGGCCGCCACGGGTGCGCCGCTGCTGCACGTGCCCTACAAGGGCAGTGGCCCGCTGACCACCGATCTGCTCGGCGGACAGGTGACGATGTCGTTCGATACCCTGACGCCGGTGCTGCAGCACATCAAGTCGGGCAAGCTGCGCGCCCTGGCCGTGACCACCGCGCGGCGCTCCAGCGTCCTGCCTGATGTGCCGACGCTGGAAGAGGCGGGGCTGAAGGGCTTCGATATCGGCACCTGGTTCGGCGTGCTGGCGCCGGCCGCCACGCCAGCGCCCATCGTCACCCGGCTGAACGCCGAGATCGTCAAGATCGTGAAATCGCCGGACTTCCAGCAGCGCATGGTGGCGGTCGGGGCCGAGCCGATGGCGAGCACGCCGCAGGAGTTTGCCAAGCGGATCCAGGACGAGACGGTCAAGTTCGCCAGGCTGGTGAAGGACGGGAAGGTGACGATCGAGTAG
- a CDS encoding mandelate racemase/muconate lactonizing enzyme family protein, whose product MKIASIEAIVLRIPFTVGGVSAAGVWGGAGMQAADSLLLKVTTDDGLVGWGETFGFVGIPAVKAAIEQMLAPACLGRDATRIDAIGLDLQRRFHVFGRSGAIFYGLSALDIALWDLCGKAAGLPVHQLLGGARRDRLPAYASLIRYADPETMAVNVSRAIADGYRSLKLHEVDLAVIRAARKAAGPDIEITLDTNCPWPLHEAIDMARALEPLSLRWLEEPLWPPENYAGLAALRQQCAIPVAAGENATTLMEFQHLLSVGAVDVVQPSPAKMGGISALRNVFALAEAHNTQVMVHTFYDGPGLLASMHATAALGDAAAMIEWRYFDMEAQVLGDAVVPRDGMIAVPAGPGLGIDPDPEVIRRYRVA is encoded by the coding sequence ATGAAGATCGCGAGCATCGAAGCCATCGTCCTGCGCATTCCGTTCACGGTGGGCGGCGTCTCCGCCGCGGGCGTCTGGGGCGGCGCCGGGATGCAGGCCGCCGACTCGCTGCTGCTCAAGGTGACGACCGACGATGGGCTGGTTGGCTGGGGCGAGACCTTCGGCTTCGTGGGGATTCCGGCGGTCAAGGCGGCCATCGAACAGATGCTGGCGCCGGCCTGCCTCGGCCGGGACGCAACCCGGATCGATGCCATCGGCCTGGACCTGCAACGCAGGTTCCATGTCTTCGGGCGCAGCGGGGCCATCTTCTACGGGCTGTCCGCGCTCGATATCGCCCTGTGGGACCTTTGCGGCAAAGCGGCCGGGCTGCCTGTTCACCAACTGCTCGGCGGCGCGCGCCGGGACCGCCTGCCTGCCTATGCCAGCCTGATCCGGTATGCCGATCCCGAAACGATGGCGGTCAATGTCAGCCGCGCCATCGCCGATGGCTACCGGAGCCTGAAGCTGCACGAGGTCGACCTCGCGGTCATCCGCGCCGCCCGCAAAGCAGCGGGCCCGGACATCGAGATCACGCTGGATACGAACTGCCCGTGGCCGCTCCATGAGGCCATCGACATGGCGCGCGCGCTGGAACCCTTGTCGCTACGGTGGCTGGAAGAGCCCCTGTGGCCGCCGGAGAACTATGCCGGACTGGCCGCCCTGCGCCAGCAGTGCGCCATCCCGGTCGCCGCCGGCGAGAATGCCACCACGCTGATGGAGTTCCAGCACCTGCTCAGCGTGGGCGCCGTCGATGTGGTGCAACCCAGCCCGGCCAAGATGGGTGGCATCAGCGCCTTGCGCAACGTCTTTGCGCTGGCCGAGGCGCACAACACGCAAGTGATGGTCCATACCTTCTACGACGGCCCGGGGCTGCTGGCCAGCATGCATGCCACGGCAGCGCTGGGGGATGCCGCGGCCATGATCGAATGGCGCTACTTCGACATGGAGGCGCAGGTGCTTGGCGATGCCGTGGTGCCGCGCGATGGCATGATCGCGGTACCCGCTGGCCCGGGCCTGGGCATCGACCCGGATCCGGAGGTCATTCGGCGATATCGCGTTGCGTGA
- a CDS encoding metal-dependent hydrolase, with translation MTRLRAVLLATVIALLGACAAPTPPAEARRPMPAGQPTAGKAEVLWLGQAATRITTPGGKVIVVDPWLTTNPKTPPGFKQLSALGKVDLILVTHAHSDHLGDAPALARLTNAPIYNGGGLGQALVSLGMVPAAQAQRFGKSGTVMPFGPTGPRITAVHAEHSSELALKNPATGKDETHYGGEPVGYIIELENGFKIWHMGDTGLFGDMRLIGEVYKPDLVLIPIGGHFTMGPQEAAIAVRDLIRPRFAIPIHYQTSPQLSGTPEAFKAALGAGAAAGVIVPQPGEKVDF, from the coding sequence ATGACCAGACTGCGCGCCGTTCTCCTCGCCACCGTCATCGCCCTGCTCGGCGCCTGCGCGGCGCCCACGCCGCCAGCGGAGGCCCGGCGCCCGATGCCGGCCGGCCAGCCCACCGCCGGCAAGGCCGAAGTGCTGTGGCTGGGCCAGGCCGCCACGCGCATCACCACGCCCGGCGGCAAGGTCATCGTGGTCGACCCATGGCTCACCACCAATCCCAAGACGCCGCCAGGCTTCAAGCAGCTCTCGGCGCTGGGCAAGGTCGACCTGATTCTGGTCACGCACGCCCACAGCGACCACCTGGGCGATGCCCCCGCCCTGGCCAGGCTGACCAACGCGCCGATCTACAACGGCGGCGGCCTGGGCCAGGCCCTGGTCAGCCTGGGCATGGTCCCGGCCGCGCAGGCGCAGCGCTTCGGCAAGAGCGGCACGGTCATGCCCTTTGGCCCGACCGGCCCCAGAATCACCGCAGTGCATGCCGAACACTCGTCGGAACTGGCGCTGAAGAACCCCGCCACCGGCAAGGACGAAACCCACTACGGCGGTGAGCCCGTCGGCTACATCATCGAGCTGGAGAACGGCTTCAAGATCTGGCACATGGGCGATACGGGACTGTTCGGTGACATGCGGCTGATCGGGGAGGTCTACAAACCCGATCTCGTGCTGATCCCCATTGGCGGCCATTTCACCATGGGACCGCAGGAAGCCGCCATCGCGGTGCGCGACCTGATCCGGCCGCGCTTTGCGATCCCGATCCACTATCAGACCTCGCCGCAGTTGAGCGGGACACCGGAAGCGTTCAAGGCGGCGCTGGGCGCTGGCGCCGCGGCAGGCGTGATCGTGCCGCAGCCGGGGGAGAAGGTGGATTTCTGA
- a CDS encoding serine hydrolase — protein sequence MGKLQERRRFLGAALGGLLVPALPACGGDDDDPPRPPGPVPESQITQAIAQIDKLAADLMASSGVPGMAVAVVRGNQTVYAKGFGRRLVTDPAPVDADTVFQLASVSKPIGATVVARQVGRGGISWDTPVRAHLPWFALAEAEVTEAVTIGDLYAHRSGLPDHAGDRLEDMGFDRQQVLTRLRYLPLHPFRAVYAYTNFGMTAAAEAVATAAGIDWATLSEQAIYQPLGMARTSSRYADFAARDNRALGHVRINGAWVQGMGTMPDAQSPAGGVSSSVNDIAKWLAMLLAKGEFAGQRIVDAAALAPALSQQMQSSPPVSGRPAGYYGYGFNVGTTELGLASYNHSGAFAVGAATNLTAVPSLNLAIVTLTNGYPIGVPETLNAQFFDLVQYGAIRRDWGKIYGDALAPLLAPEGRLVGQAPPANPLPARALSAYTGIYQNDYYGPLQVADQGGTLVMTLGATPLTLPLSHWDGDVFTFTLNNENATPGTISQAAFSSDRVWLEYYDHEGLGMFVR from the coding sequence GTGGGCAAACTGCAAGAGCGTCGCCGTTTCCTGGGAGCCGCGCTGGGCGGCCTGCTGGTCCCTGCCCTGCCCGCCTGCGGTGGGGATGACGACGATCCGCCCAGGCCGCCCGGTCCGGTTCCCGAATCCCAGATCACCCAGGCCATCGCCCAGATCGACAAGCTGGCCGCTGACCTGATGGCCAGTTCCGGCGTGCCGGGCATGGCCGTCGCCGTGGTGCGCGGCAATCAAACCGTTTACGCCAAAGGCTTTGGCCGCAGGCTGGTAACCGACCCCGCGCCGGTCGATGCCGACACTGTGTTCCAGCTTGCGTCGGTGTCAAAGCCCATCGGGGCAACCGTGGTGGCCCGGCAGGTCGGCCGCGGCGGCATCAGTTGGGATACGCCGGTGCGCGCGCACCTGCCGTGGTTCGCGCTCGCGGAAGCGGAAGTCACGGAAGCCGTCACCATTGGCGATCTCTACGCCCATCGCTCCGGCCTGCCCGACCACGCCGGCGACCGGCTTGAAGACATGGGCTTCGACCGCCAGCAGGTGCTGACGCGCCTGCGCTACCTGCCGCTGCATCCGTTCCGGGCGGTCTATGCGTACACCAACTTTGGCATGACCGCCGCCGCCGAGGCCGTGGCCACCGCGGCCGGCATCGACTGGGCCACGCTGTCCGAGCAGGCCATCTACCAACCGCTGGGCATGGCGCGCACCAGTTCGCGCTACGCCGACTTTGCCGCGCGCGACAACCGCGCCCTCGGCCATGTCAGGATCAACGGCGCCTGGGTGCAAGGCATGGGCACGATGCCGGATGCGCAGTCGCCCGCCGGGGGCGTCAGCTCATCCGTCAACGACATCGCGAAATGGCTGGCGATGCTGCTCGCCAAAGGCGAGTTCGCAGGCCAGCGCATCGTCGACGCCGCCGCGCTGGCACCCGCGCTGAGCCAGCAGATGCAAAGCAGCCCGCCCGTCAGCGGACGGCCGGCCGGCTACTACGGCTATGGCTTCAATGTCGGCACGACCGAACTCGGGCTGGCCTCCTATAACCACTCCGGCGCGTTCGCGGTGGGCGCGGCCACCAACCTTACCGCGGTGCCGTCGCTGAACCTGGCCATCGTCACGTTGACCAACGGCTATCCCATCGGCGTCCCGGAAACCCTGAACGCACAATTCTTCGATCTCGTGCAGTACGGCGCCATCCGGCGCGACTGGGGCAAGATCTATGGCGATGCGCTTGCGCCGCTGCTGGCACCGGAAGGCCGGCTGGTCGGCCAGGCACCCCCGGCCAACCCGCTGCCGGCGCGCGCACTCTCGGCTTACACCGGCATCTACCAGAACGACTACTACGGTCCGCTGCAGGTGGCCGACCAGGGCGGCACGCTGGTGATGACGCTGGGCGCCACCCCTCTCACCTTGCCGCTGAGCCACTGGGACGGCGACGTCTTTACCTTCACGCTCAATAACGAGAACGCGACGCCGGGCACGATCTCGCAAGCGGCGTTCTCCAGCGACCGCGTGTGGCTGGAGTATTACGACCACGAAGGATTGGGCATGTTTGTCCGCTAG
- a CDS encoding DUF1484 family protein, with the protein MQMSTHHPSGPRHIVPAGTIESFEQISAGLSAILLLVEIESERSEGCHNVYSLLAMVKAQLDQTAAKLCADE; encoded by the coding sequence ATGCAAATGTCTACCCATCACCCTTCAGGACCCCGGCATATCGTGCCGGCCGGCACGATCGAGTCCTTTGAGCAAATCAGCGCCGGGCTGAGTGCCATCCTGTTGCTGGTTGAAATCGAGAGCGAGCGTTCGGAGGGTTGCCACAACGTGTATTCGCTGCTGGCAATGGTGAAGGCGCAGCTGGACCAGACGGCGGCAAAGCTGTGCGCGGATGAATGA
- a CDS encoding LysR substrate-binding domain-containing protein, with the protein MVGVLALVEARLGMAVLPGLALPRDHPRMCAIALTEPAADLVLALIRRRDRALQPAAKALFDILTSDADVSTD; encoded by the coding sequence GTGGTTGGCGTGCTGGCGCTGGTGGAAGCCCGCCTCGGCATGGCCGTGCTGCCGGGCCTGGCACTGCCACGCGATCATCCCCGCATGTGCGCCATCGCGCTGACCGAGCCTGCCGCGGACCTTGTCCTGGCGCTGATACGCCGTCGCGACCGGGCGTTGCAGCCTGCGGCCAAGGCGCTGTTTGACATCCTCACTTCCGACGCTGACGTGTCCACCGATTGA
- a CDS encoding MetQ/NlpA family ABC transporter substrate-binding protein has product MRSTSLIKRLAVAVSALGFFAAGSASAQEQTIRVGTVSGPDAEVWQVVQKVAKRNGLNVKVVEFNDYVQPNAALDAGDLDANSFQHQPYLDSQVKQRGYKMQSVGYTYISPLGIYAKSLKSPKDLPQGAKVAVPNDPSNENRALLLLQSQGVIKLKAGAGTNGVNATPLDVAENPKKLKLVELDAAQLARALPDVSAAVINTNYALAAGLQPTKDAIALEDIHSPYANIIVVRTQDKDKPWVKKLVAAYQSEDVRQFMKAQYKGAMVPSF; this is encoded by the coding sequence ATGCGCAGCACGTCTCTCATCAAGCGCCTGGCGGTCGCAGTGTCCGCCCTTGGTTTTTTCGCCGCCGGCAGCGCGTCGGCCCAGGAACAGACCATCCGCGTCGGCACGGTCAGCGGCCCGGATGCCGAAGTCTGGCAAGTCGTCCAGAAAGTGGCCAAGCGCAATGGCCTGAACGTCAAGGTCGTCGAGTTCAACGACTACGTGCAGCCCAACGCCGCACTGGATGCCGGTGACCTGGACGCCAACAGCTTCCAGCACCAGCCCTACCTGGACAGCCAGGTGAAGCAGCGCGGCTACAAGATGCAGAGCGTGGGCTACACCTATATCTCGCCGCTCGGCATCTACGCGAAGAGCCTGAAGTCGCCGAAGGACCTGCCGCAAGGCGCCAAGGTGGCCGTGCCCAACGACCCGTCCAATGAAAACCGCGCCCTGCTGCTGCTCCAGTCGCAAGGCGTGATCAAGCTGAAGGCAGGCGCCGGCACCAACGGTGTCAACGCCACGCCGCTGGACGTGGCCGAGAACCCGAAGAAGCTGAAGCTCGTGGAACTGGATGCAGCGCAGCTGGCCCGCGCCCTGCCCGATGTCAGCGCCGCCGTGATCAACACCAACTACGCGCTCGCGGCCGGCCTGCAGCCGACCAAGGACGCGATCGCACTGGAAGACATCCACAGCCCGTACGCCAACATCATCGTCGTGCGCACGCAGGACAAGGACAAGCCGTGGGTCAAGAAGCTGGTGGCAGCGTACCAGTCTGAAGACGTGCGCCAGTTCATGAAGGCCCAGTACAAGGGCGCGATGGTGCCGTCGTTCTGA
- a CDS encoding type II toxin-antitoxin system PemK/MazF family toxin: MLYRVEGPGIWGGGRLSQWRTVTVAPMITGSRPAPFRVPVTFQRKTGLILLDQLRIVDKSRLVRRAGGLSDRIVEDTLRTLREVFAG, translated from the coding sequence GTGCTTTATCGAGTGGAAGGGCCAGGGATATGGGGCGGTGGCCGGCTGAGCCAGTGGCGCACCGTCACCGTGGCGCCAATGATTACCGGCAGCAGGCCGGCACCGTTTCGCGTCCCGGTGACTTTTCAGCGCAAGACTGGCCTGATCCTGCTGGACCAACTCCGGATCGTGGACAAGTCCCGGCTGGTCAGGCGGGCCGGCGGCCTGAGTGACAGGATCGTGGAAGACACCTTGCGGACATTGCGCGAAGTCTTTGCAGGCTGA
- a CDS encoding VOC family protein, whose protein sequence is MELLINIDVDDLPRGIDFYAQGLGLRLNRKLFDGTVAEMLGGNTPIYLLAKPAGTRPTTRADTRRDYRRHWTPVHLDFVVANLEQAIERALEAGAEIEDWPQDFDWGRQARLSDPFGHGLCFIEWKGQGYGAVAG, encoded by the coding sequence ATGGAGTTGCTGATCAATATCGATGTCGACGATTTGCCGCGTGGCATCGACTTCTACGCGCAGGGGCTTGGCCTGAGGCTGAACCGCAAGCTGTTCGACGGCACCGTTGCCGAAATGCTGGGCGGCAACACCCCCATCTACCTGCTCGCCAAGCCCGCCGGCACCCGCCCCACCACCCGCGCCGATACCCGGCGCGACTACCGCCGCCACTGGACGCCGGTCCACCTCGACTTCGTCGTGGCCAACCTGGAACAGGCCATCGAACGCGCGCTGGAAGCCGGCGCCGAGATCGAGGACTGGCCGCAGGACTTTGACTGGGGACGGCAGGCAAGGCTGTCGGACCCGTTCGGCCATGGCTTGTGCTTTATCGAGTGGAAGGGCCAGGGATATGGGGCGGTGGCCGGCTGA